The Desulfurococcaceae archaeon DNA window GATCTACGACGAGGACAGAGTTGGTGAAGTTTACGGGAGGGTTAACATCGTTCCAGCCGTTACCAGGGTCATGGAGATCTCAAACCTAACTTCATGGAGGCAGCTAGTTCTTAGCATCAATGATGGGAGTTACGTAAGGGTAAGAGTGATAGAAGTTACACCGGGAACACCGGTAAGCAAGGAGAAAGAAGCCGTTCTACCAGTAGTAGACAATTATGTAGCGTCTTCTCCCAGCGAAGACGTCATCCACGTAGCTTCTATTGACAGGTACAGGGGCGGCAGGTACATTGGAGTGGGGTTCTTGAAGGGCCTAAACCTGGTTAAAGGTGCCGTTGCACAAACAATAGCGCACGATACACACAATGTACTAGTTTATGGTGACAACCCTTACGACATGTTCACGGCCGTACAAGCGTTAAAGGAGCTTGAAGGCGGAATAGTCGTTGCGTCCAGCGGTAGGGTCTTGGCGAAATTGGGATTGCCGATAGCCGGGCTAATGAGCACTAAAAGCTACAGCGAGGTTTACGGAGAGTTTAACGAAGTAGCAAGAGCTATAAAGGCCTTGGGCTTTACAGGGGACATTCATTCCTTTATACTGACGACCTCTGTAGTATCGTTACCGGTCATACCGGAGATACGGATAACTCCCAAAGGCCTTGTTAATGTTACTGAAAATATAATTGTCCCGCCCCTCAAAGAGGTCTTAGGGTAAGCGCTCATGGCGTTTAAGGATAAGCTTCTCAACGCCGTAAAAATTCCCGACTTCAACGAAGTTTATATCTTACCTTCACTAGCGCCGGTGGAACCCGGTGCTGTTGACTTAACCACGAAGCTCACCACTAACATAACTTTAAAGATACCGCTCGTTTCGTCACCCATGGATACCGTCACTGAGCTAGATATGGCCGTAGCCATGGCACTCCTAGGGGGTATAGGCATCGTCCATAGAAATATGGAACGCGAAAAGCAAGTGGAAATAGTAAAGAAGGTTAAAGAGCACCCTCCGGTTAAACTGAGATTGCTGTACTTGGAGAGCAATGATACGTGTGGTAAGGCACTAGAAGTCTTAAAAAGAACTGGTATTAGAAATATTCCCGTGGTCGAAGGTGGGGTATTTCTCGGCTACGCGAGCGTTGATCTCCTCAGGCAATGCAACCCACTTGAACCTGTAAGGCACGCCGTTAGGCCCGGCAAGGGCTATAGCGTAGAAATGGTAAAAGAAGCCGTGGAAAGCGCTCTCCGTGGAGTTTATGACGCCATCGCAGTGATAACCAGAGACAGCCTGTACTTGGGCACGCTTGTTTACATAGACGTGCTAGAAGACATCACCCCGGCATTAGACCATGAAGGCAAGCTACTAGTGGGAGCCGCAATTTCACCTTTTGATATCGAAAGAGCTAAAATGCTAGACAAGCACGTTGACGTGCTAGTATCCGATGTAGCTCATTTCCACAACATGGAGGTTTTAACAAGTGCTAAAAAACTCGTAGCAGAGATCTCCACCGACTTCGTCGCTGGTAATATAGGGTCCGAGGAAGCCGTTAAAGACACCATAACAGTCATCGAAGAGGTATCGGGGTTCAGGGTGGGCATAGGGGGAGGGTCCATTTGTACCACACCAGAGGTAACGGGAGCATACGCGCCAACGCTCTGGGCCGTCGCATCGGTAAGAGATGCACTTGAAGAGCTAGGACTAGA harbors:
- a CDS encoding IMP dehydrogenase, with product MAFKDKLLNAVKIPDFNEVYILPSLAPVEPGAVDLTTKLTTNITLKIPLVSSPMDTVTELDMAVAMALLGGIGIVHRNMEREKQVEIVKKVKEHPPVKLRLLYLESNDTCGKALEVLKRTGIRNIPVVEGGVFLGYASVDLLRQCNPLEPVRHAVRPGKGYSVEMVKEAVESALRGVYDAIAVITRDSLYLGTLVYIDVLEDITPALDHEGKLLVGAAISPFDIERAKMLDKHVDVLVSDVAHFHNMEVLTSAKKLVAEISTDFVAGNIGSEEAVKDTITVIEEVSGFRVGIGGGSICTTPEVTGAYAPTLWAVASVRDALEELGLDVPIIADGGIRTAGDVVKALAAGANTVMLGYMLAGTDEAASPLIAIGNEYYKLYRGMASRGAIERRFAVDRYARTGKRVPEGVEGLVPYKGSIYNVVRGLVEAVRAGLGYAGARNIKELWVKARFISSRRGERGIIYRALGE